A window of Rhipicephalus microplus isolate Deutch F79 chromosome 8, USDA_Rmic, whole genome shotgun sequence genomic DNA:
TGATGAACTATTCACTAAAAATCTTTTGTGTCATTAACGCTGAAATGTTAGGTTCATTATCAGTAGATATAAAAGTCATGTCAGCGTTCTAGTCTAGTGCTTATTAATTCAGTGCCTTTGTGCATCAGTGTTATGTCATGGATGTCAAAGGATATTTTCGTGTTTCAACCACTTTGGCTTAGCAGAAATTCTCAAAAATTCACAATGTTCAGCCTTTGACTCCTTTGGACCCAGTGTGATCTATTTTTAGTGGTAAGCAATCATGTAGGCCCCAGCAAACACCAACAATATCTATGATCAGATAATTCATTATCATGCCCCCTCGAACTAGCATGCTAGGTATGTCGCCAGACAATCCTTTCCAGTGCTCGTGAAATAAAtctcacacactctctctctcgaAGTGTAAGAGCGTGTCGGTCATTACATTATTGGCTTTTGCGTGATCACTTTCTTTACTTGTGCAGCACAAAGATTTCCTCTTGGGTAGGGCTGCTCTCCGGAAAAGTCGGAAAACACACTGAAAGTAAGACCCTTTACTAGTAATCAGAGGTTGATGAATCTAAGTacggtctttttttgtttttaaagctGGTTAGTGCAACTTCCTCACACCTCGTTTCAGCGAAAAGAACGGCAGAaagcctgctgacctcaccagtCATCTCGCCAGAAAGCAAAACGTCCAACAAGTCAACACCCCGCTCCCGAAACACGAGTCAGTCGGAAGAGGACATTGGCAAGCCAAACCGCATTGCCGTCTGTGTATGTCTTATTCAACCTCATTCTTACAGTGTGACTGTTTTATCTACTCAGAcacaacacaagaaaaaaaaatgtcagctcCGCCTACAGCCCTCGCTGTTTCTCCCACAGAGAGAACCTGCATAACTGTTCCATCCAATAGCTCTTGTTAAATTATCATGATGTCGAGCACCTTTCAAGCATTTCAGACAGTTGACTTTACCCAACGTACAAGTGTTTGTGTTGCTTGTTTTAGGCTGTAAACTCGAACGTCCTGGTCAATCTTGTCGGTGATTCTGACACCACACCTCAGCCGAACGCAATGTGTTAGGCAGTTAGGACAGACCTTTATCTCTTGCCCCCGCATTCAGAAATCCTTCTTCACTTTACTTACCTTCGTCTTGAATGAAGCACAAATGCATTCCAAACGCAGTCTTCAGgtggtgccaaggcagcacagacgcgcttcaaacgtgctgccttgaggcggtggcaagtcgagttcaagtcaaggagcatTTTCTGAATACGGGGTTAATATGTTTGGTGTTTACACTAGCTTAAAAAAAAGTACTGCATAGAGTTTAAGTGCAACCCCGCTCGCACGGCTGTCTTAGGTAGCTGATGGGCTGGTGCACTTTGGCTCTGTGGGTGgagcttacgtttttttttcgttgtaactGCATATGGTGGTTCTGAAACAAACACCCCTTTGTTGACATCTTCTGAAGCACAATTGACAATGCCATTTTATTTAGCATTCCCTCGCACAAAATTTCACTATTAAGTACTACGATGTATAGTGTTTGTACACAACGATTCAGTAGCATTTGAAGAAAATCGGAAATAAAGCAAAAAGTAGTGCAAAATGCATCAGGAGTGGAAATAAAAGCCGCTCGAACAGCAGCTTCATGGAATTTCTGACCGAGATGTTTTGTTGCATTGTCAGCAAATGGTGAAATATGATGCCTAAATGTGTGAAAAATATAAACGTATATAAAGTGCTAGCTTTTATCTTTACCGATGTTAGCCCTTTTGCAGTGATTACCTCAGTGAATGCCTACAATATGCAATGATGAGTGTTAATATACCTTTAGCATTAGTCCAGGTGCTTTATGATTCTCATCGCCATATCAGTCGCTTCTAGCATCATCATAACATATCTCTACTATTGCAGCTTAATCCTATTGTGCTCATATTTTATTCTTATTGCAGTATGTTATCTTAATGCTTTTTGTATAGTATTTAAAGTTTGTTACGATGCTACATTAAGATTTTTTTCTTATTAATAACGAAATGTAAGCAACTTATATTACTATTATTTATGCATGCCTCCTTATAGACCCATTAAATGCAGCTGTGCTCCTAAACCTGTTTGCATAGTATAGTCTACTCGACTGAACCGATAACTAGCCGCACAAGCAAACGGTCCAGATAATTTTCGAACCATGTATTTCGCACTTGTCAATAAAACCCGACTGAAAGTAATTTTGTATGCTAAGAAATTGTGGCTAGTAAATAACACGGTTGTGTGAATTCACTGCACCTTGAAGCAGAAGGATGCTCAACGCgaaacatttttgtttgtttgcttcttATTGATTAAAACCTCGCCCAAGCAACgccggcagttttttctttaatcTCGCGTTGCCTTGCAGGACGAATCGGAACTGTGCGACGGAACTACCTTTCGCACGCTCTGCGAGATGTTTCCGGCGGCTTGCGCTCTGGAAGTCCGACGCTGTCTTATGGTCGCCGGGGGCGACACAGAGGCTGCCGCGCAGCTGCTGCTTCAACGAGATGCAGCAGTAGAGACGTTGCTGTCTGGACCCGCACACAGCTCGGCGAATCCACGCAGAGATACTTCGGCGCTACCACTCGGCGACAAGGAGCTCAGAGAACAGATCCTGACGAGGTGCATTGCAACTTGGTCATTGAACTCTGGTCATGTTGGTTTCATTTACGTTGATAGATGTATATATCAGTTTTGGGCAGAAAGCATACAGTACACACACTCAAATCTCCATAAAACGAACACGAATATAACGAAGTATCAGCTATAATGAAGCTAATGAAATATAGTCTTGCACTAGAGACATTGTTAGAAATAGCCTTTATAATGAATTTCCGGATATAACGAACCCATTTTCTTGtaaaatgcaactttgttataatcagGTTTGAGTGTACATCATTAAAACTGCATAACATCTTGTAAAACACAAGTTCTAGCTGATGAAGTGCAGACCTTAGGAAAACGTTGTAAGAAGCAAAGGAGATAAAGTTGTCTGCTTCAAAGTTGTGCTTCAATAAGGAAAAACACATTTAAAGTAACATTATCAACATTATAAGTGCAGAAATTACTGTAGCAttacagtattttttttatttgctgaatTTTATAATTGTTATGCAGATCAGTTGCTCCACTGGGGTGCAtttagtaccgtatttactcgcatcaTTTTCAAACCCCTAATATTTCGTCagctttacgaaaaaaaatattaaaagaaTACTCgcatattttgccctccctgacCCAGCCGAGCCAGCTCGCCGGTGCACGCACGAAGTGGCCCTTTTGGATTCTTAGGTCGGGCGCGCAGTCAAACGGGCTGCGAGTGCGAAGACTTCCTCCGAACTAGGGTCCCTAGAATACCGTGCGCGAACACTCAGGCCTGTTGGGGGGGTCTCCAAAACTGCTCGTGCATTCGTCCCCCTTTATCTCTTCATCTCTACCGCCGTGTGAATGCGCCCTCGCGTCACGGCATGGACGACTTTCGGCACTGCAGGCGGGTGAGGACCTCTTGGGCCTGTCGCACCAACTGTTCCCCTCGTTCTCTGCGTCCGCGCTAAAGCACCTGCTTGGTCGTCGATTTCGAAAGTTGAGGTTTCGCCATTCGTCCCTCGCATTTTTGCTGTTCTCTTTCGATGGGGTACAGTAATTATATATACGGCGAAATTTAAGTTCGCTGTTGTGAAGTTTGCCAAAGAAAACGGGAATCATGCCATCGCCAAGCACTTCGGAGTCAAGTTTTCCAACGTGTGACGATCGGCGCGATGAGTATGGAAGAAGGAGTGTGCCTGCTTGCTGATACAGGTTTCCGGTCGTTGAAAAAAGACTTTTCAATTATGTGCGAACGCTTAAGTCCTGCGGTATCACTGTGTGGTGAAACCTAGTTTCTCCCAGCATTGTCGAGAagagctaaaaaaacaaaaacgggtAATTCGAACGCGCTGAACAGTACCAAGGGAAATGTGCATGCGAGGGCGGTGGCAGCGGCCGCGACGATGATTCTCAATTGGACCTTTGTGTCAGCGATTCAGACTGGACTGTGCATGACCAAATCCGACACGTTAAAGTACTTGCTAATTCTGTTAAGGAAATAAGTACACTTTGTTCGCGCTCCAATTTATCTTATTTTCTTTATTGTATATATAGTACTTGGTGCGTTAGGACTATTGCACATTATTTCGTATGCGTTCGTGAAATCTCTGCGTAATTTGCAGAGATTTTCGAAGCCCCACAATAACGAAAAAAATTGTGCAGGTTGTACGGTAGATAAAAACTCCTGAGCTGAAACTCCTTATTGACATGTGGAGCTGTTTAGTACGCCCCTTTTTTTTTAGTGCTTATGCAATAATGTCAGATGTTTTCATTCCAGTTTTGTtcttttgtgttttatttttataGATATGGCTACATCGATCAAGACGAAGATGAAAAGGAACATAGGCCTGTTGCGCCAAAGACTGTAAGTGATGCCTTGTAATTTTTTGTGCCAATCAAGAATATTTTGTTAATGGTCATTTCGCTGAATGGTTTAACTCAAGAGAAATATAAAGCAAAACAAGTAACCTAGAAACCAATAGTCGGTTTTACTTTTGAAAGCCGTTGGGCCACTTTCATGAAAAATGCCAGATTTAAAAGGCTAGGAAACAGGCAGGCTCtgactttattttctttttatctcGTAAACAAGCTTGCCGATTCCCGCAGAAAGCCATGGGGATTGCGTTTGATGAATGTCACAGCTCTGCACACCGGACAAACGCTTCACTTTGAAAAACATTCCCATGTCCCTCTTCATCGCCTATCCAGACCTCCTCAAGCACGAAGTAACTTTATCATTACGTCGCTTCACAGATGAGAAATGGATGGTGGGCAACTTTATGAAGCACTGGCTGTGTTGATTGCTTCTCTGCTCTATGAAATGGCACCTTGGCTCTACTGTGATGCGCTTTTGGCTTCAAATTTGCCGCACTTTTTCGCCATGCTGTTTCACCACTCTGACATGAGGGACACTTGGAGAAACCCTTGCTTGGTCTCTGACTGTGTGCCATCGGCATTGTTGCTCCTGTCATGTTATCCTCCTAAAGTGGGCATAGTCACGACTGTACTACAAGCAGCGCATATGCATGAGGCCAcaattttttatattattttttatAGTGATCAGTTGACACGAGAGCTAACTTAAATTCTGACCTGTTTTGCTGTGTATGTAGCATGTTATGCTTAAAATTTGTTAGCGCTTGAGGTTACGAATATGTATCTGTTCATTCCTTTTTTCGCTTGTTGCTCTTCTCTTAATTGAATTCCATGTTTCTATATCGCTTTTTACCAtgatgtagcttttttttttaatttgtatgtACTGAATGTAACTGTCGCTGTGCTGCCGTGAGCCCTTGTAATGGGGGCGGCGGGCTCGTCAAGCTATCGGAAGACAGCTTTTATGTGCCGCTCTTTTGTCTGTTTATGAAATAGACAAAGAGCTTATTGATTTGTTGATTTGGAAGCCAGATGTCACTGCACAAGAGTACAATGTGAGAAGCTTGGTTTAATGTTTAGGTGGCCATTCGTTGTACTGATTGTTAGATGGCAATATAACGATAAttattggggtttaacatcccaaaaccaccatatgattatgagagactgcgtagtggagggcttcagaaattccgaccacctggggttctttaatgtgcacctaaatctaagcacacgagcctcaagcattttcgacgccatcgaaaatgcagccgccgcatgtGCCTCTGCACTGTTCAATTTATGATACAGACAGAGTGATTATGATGCACAGTACAATGCACCCGAGAATTTCGCGTACCAGATGCATGGTGCTTTATCGCTGGTCGCAGGAACCAAAGAAGCTCATCCGCTATCGGGACAACAAGATCGTCAGCGTCAAGGGTGAGAAGTATTCGGAAGTCAAGCGGGAGGAGAGCGACGACATGAAGCGGACCTACGTGACTCTAAAGCCAGCACGGCAATATAGGTTCCATTAGGGTTACACATTTCTCATTCGCTTGACACTCGCCGCAGGCTGCTTAGTAGTACGATGACCATGTGACCAATCGGTGCTGCCTCTGCCGTTGTTGCTGGCCCCATCATCAATGATGCTAGGGTACTTGCTCCAGGTCCACACATGCACACTGGCTGTTTAAGTGCACAGGAAATCTGTCTGGTGAGAAACATACGGACCTGGAGGAGTCGTCTGCTTCTGCACAGACAAACCTAGTGGCAATGCATCTGCTAAGGCTGAAGCACACGACCTGCACCTTTCTGCTAAGATAGAGCAGACAGCACGAATGGTCAGACTGTCTGTGCAGAAATTTTCTCTCCCTGAACATATGGTATAAGGAGGACTACTGTCTTTTCTGTCTGGGCAGTAATGGATAGATTATCTTCTACAGAGCAGACACCATCTGCTCTATATAGGCAGAAGTCCATGCCATCTGTGCAGACGCATTGTAATCTGCTCCATTTGTGTCAAGCCAGACAGGTCGTCTGCTAAAACAAAAACTGTCCCTCTCTGTACAAATAGAGCGGGTGGCAGTGCATCTGGCACAGACTTTTCCTTCCACAAAACAGAAAGCAAATTTCTATCCATTTCTGCTCGAACGGT
This region includes:
- the LOC119164104 gene encoding CUE domain-containing protein 2-B; translation: MNGDASKPASDAFVKKSLVCFIQQETNEDAADMIDEILLAYVVGILESDIAEEGFDVLEFKEMLSAYIPSFDSISDTKISSWVGLLSGKVGKHTETKRTAESLLTSPVISPESKTSNKSTPRSRNTSQSEEDIGKPNRIAVCDESELCDGTTFRTLCEMFPAACALEVRRCLMVAGGDTEAAAQLLLQRDAAVETLLSGPAHSSANPRRDTSALPLGDKELREQILTRYGYIDQDEDEKEHRPVAPKTEPKKLIRYRDNKIVSVKGEKYSEVKREESDDMKRTYVTLKPARQYRFH